The sequence TCTCTATGGTTACTCCTGATCTCACTTTTGAATGTTATATGCTATGCGTTAATAACCCAATGGGTTTCTGCGACGAAAAGACATCTATTTTGGTCAGTTATCCCTATTGTTGGCCCAATTGTGAAACTCTATCATTCCTGCTTCTTCTCCTATCAATGGAGTATTTTGCTGCAAAAAGGCTTATCTTATCTTGAATGTGTTGCCTTTATGAAGGAATGGGAGGATAAACCTTTCTATCAGGAAATGTCAATCAGAATGAAACAATCACTTTCTAAAGGTGAATCTTTATCTGACACAGTTAGGGAGGAGCGAATTTTTTTAAAGGAATTGCCGCACTTAATCGAACATGGACAAAAAAATGGAAGAATGGAAAGAGAGTTTCTGTCATTTTCGCTTATTTGTTCTGAAACTCTGGAGAAAAAAATGCTCACCTTCAGCAAATTAATCCAGCCAATTTGTTTTTTGTGTATTGGTGTTGTTGTGGTTTTACTCTATGTTTCAGTCATGTTTCCAGTGATACAAATGCTGGAAGGAATTAAATAGGAGGATTTCTATGAGGAATGAAAAAGGTTTTACTTTAATCGAAATGATGATTGTTTTATTAATTATTTCGATTTTGCTCGTGATTACTGTTCCAAATGTAGCTAAACATCAGGAAACAATTAAAGGTAAAGGCTGTGAGGCTTTTATACGTCTTGTCGAAGGACAGATTCAAGCCTTTATGCTGGATAAAGATGAGAAACCAGCCAGTTATGATGATTTAGCATCTGATGGGTATTTGCCTGAGCAAGTGCCATCATGTGAAGATGAAGTAAGCGAGTTATTTAGCGACAGTGGAGAAGCAAATGGCAGCTCATAGGAAGAAATGGGATGCACAGGGCTTTACTCTAACAGAGATTCTAATCGTCTTATCTATCTTCCTCATTTGTACGAGCATCTTTATCTTTTCTGTACAACCCCTTGACCGGCATTTCAAAGAATCTCAATTTATCACACAATTAGAAAAGGATCTGCATTTGGCAAAAGTATATGCGATGTCTCATTTTCAGACAGTTAGAATTCAATTTGTGCCAGAGGAAAACCGGTATATGATTTTAACCGGAATCAATAACTATTTAGTTCAAAGAAAATATAATGATGAAATTAAGGTTATCAATTCTACCTTAAGACAGTTTTACTATTTGCCAAATGGCAATGTAAGTAAGTTTGGAACATTTTATATTTTAATAGGTGAGAAACGCTATAAGTTTGTTATTTATGTAGGCAAAGGGAGAACCGAAATTGAAGCAATTTAATGAAGATGGGTTTACATTAGTCGAAGCATTATTTGCTTTCATTCTGATTCTGCTTTGTATGTTTCTCATGACTTCACTCTTTTTAGTTTATAACCAAAGAGCCCAGTTCAAGGAGGATATCGGCACACTTTATTCCTTAAAACAGGCGATTATGGAAATGGAATCACTCGAAGATAGGGAATATCAGTTCAGCAATTTTTATGGAAAGTTTGAGGTTACGATTTTAAATGGGGAGGTTTGTATCAATAAGCAAAGTGAACAGAAAAAAGAGGATACAAAATGTCTTAAACTTATCGAGAAATAGTAAGGGTTTTACTTTAATTGAGACTCTTATTTCTTTTTCGATCCTGCTTCTTATATCCAGTATGACGCTCGTTATCCTTTATTTGATTGCAAGCGTAGATCTGAGGAGTCAGTCCTTTGAAGAATATGAATTTTTTATTTTTTTCGAAGAAATTCAACGTGAACTGTACGATGCGGAAACTGTGAGTATTACAGATGCTTCCCTTCATATTATGACTCCTGAGAGAACCGTTACTTATTCTCAATACCATGAAATCGTACGAAGGAGGGTGAACGGATTGGGACATGAATTAGTGCTACAGCATATCTCTGATTTCGAAGTGCAGATTGTGAATAATCGGTTGCGGTGCAGAGTTACTTTCTTAAATGGTGAGACCATTTCCAAGGATTGGTTTACCATTCATCGGTTGGAGTTTGTTTCATGAATGAAAATGGAGCGATCTATCCTTATACAGCCCTTTTTGCAGTCTTTTTTCTGGGCGTTTGCACATCTTTTTTAAATATGTATGTGACTGAGGTTGCACTCTTTCAGGAAATGCAGCAAATTGAAACCTTGCAAAGCCTAGTTGGGATGACCGTCCATTATATCGAGGAAAGTCCAGTTCAGTCCGAGCGGAAAACCTATCACTATAATGAGGGAATCGTCCATGTGAATGTGCTAGCAGGAAAAGAAGAAAAAACGCTCTTCCAGCTTCAATGCATAACAAAAAAGGGTGCGACCTATACATGGGAGTTATGGTATGATAGGACAAACCATACTTGGAATCGTTATTAAAAGGGCAGAGGATTATGTTGGAAAAACCTATTTATCTTACTGGCTTTATGGGATCAGGAAAATCCACTTTATCGCAGTTATTAGGTAAAGAACTTGCTGTACCCGTGTTTGACACTGATCAGTTAGCTGAAACACTCGAACAGACAAAAATCAAAGACATTTTTGCCAGCAAGGGTGAAGAACATTTTCGGGTATTAGAAACGAAAGTACTTCAATCTATTCGTCAGCATGCCGTTGTTTCAACTGGCGGGGGAATTGTCATAAAAGAAGAAAATCGGAAATGGATGCTGAAAAATGGAATCGTTGTTTTTCTAGACTGTGATTTTGAGACATTATGGGCTCGGATTAAGGGTGATTCTACAAGGCCATTAGCAAAAAGCAAAGAAAACGTTACTAAACTTTATCTTGAACGCAAGCCATTGTATCAGCAATGCCATATTCAAATGAATACAACTGATTTGACGGTCCAGCAAACACTTACGGTATTACTTAATGAATTAAAAAACTTCTAAATGGACAGACTGTTGGTAATAGGTGGTGTACCGATATGTCTATGAATGATTACGTAAAGTTTATCACTCAAACCGTTGTTCAGCATTATGCACAGCCAAAAGATGAAAGAAAGCAACAAAAACAGCTAAAAAAGGAATATAAGCAGCCTTTTTTGACGAAATGGTTTGGGTTAATCCCTTTTGCTTTCTTTTCCATCTTTAAAAAAAGAGGATGAGCCGGTCGATTCAGCCGGATTCATCCTCTTTTCCTCATTGAACTTGCTGTGAGTAACGTTCGGTTAAGTAATATAATCCTCCATTGATTACCTCAACCTCTACAATCGGTTCATATTGTTCTTGAATCGCTTGCTTTTCTTTGTAATATGTTTCAGGATATTCATCTAGTCCCTCGTAAAAATGATCTAACAGGGCCTGATCTTTTTTCCAGCGTTTTCGTGCTTCCTTTGCCCACGTATCATCTTGCTCATTGATATATTGTTCAATAAACTGCTGAATTCTCATCAAACCGCTCTTTGGCTTAATAAGAGGGGATAAGGTATACGACAAGTCAGGAATTTTAGTAGATAATTCGATGGTTTCGAGACTTGAGTGGAAGTTCTTCACCATTCTTCCCGTAATCAGATGTAATCCGATTGAATGAAACTCATCCCTTTTTAAATCGCATTGATAAGATACCTTCATATTGAGGCCAATCCAAGGATGAAGGGGGATATGCTGCCCAGTAGCCGCCATTTCAGCCTGAAATAATCGGACAAAACTAGAAAGCTTTTTTGTTACCTGAAAAATTTGATGAAGACGGGGAGAACCAAAGTGGATTTTTTCCCCCTTTAAATCTTCTGGGGCCAGCTGTTGATCGGTTATGAAGCTAACCTTCATAGGATTTGGAATTCCGCCTGTTTTTTCGAGATAATGCCAATAAAAAGGACGATTCATCAGTTCTTTATCCATATCAATCGTTAATTGGATGGTAAGATGACCAGGTCCATCTTCGACTAAATCACATTGATTCAGAAGGAAGAAATTCTTTAAATATTGTTTAATTTCCAGTTGCTGCATGCTGTGTTCCACTCCTCTTCATCGATTCAGCAAATTCAACCATAGATTGAAGATTTTCCAGTTTGATTTTCATTTCGCCTTCCGTTGCTGAATGACCAAATATATCCTCTAAGTGGTCTTCAATTTTGCCAAATTCCATCCTTGTCAGGATATCGTCTAGTTCACCAACAATCCGTTCAAACAGTTGAATTTTCTCATACAATAATTTAAGGATATGCTCCTCAACCGTATTCTTCGTAGCAAAGTTATAAATTTTAACATCATGTTCCTGACCAAGTCTGTGAATTCTTCCGATTCTTTGCTCAAGTCTCATTGGATTCCATGGCAAATCAAAATTTATAATATGGTGGCAAAATTGAAGGTTAATACCCTCACCGCCCGCTTCTGTTGCGATAAGAACATCCGCATGGTTTTTAAACAGCTCTTTCATCCAATCCTTTTTGCCGCGTTTGAATCCGCCTCTAAATGGGACAGACTTAATCCCATGCTGTTTTAAAAACCACTGCAGATAAAGCTGAGTTGCACGGTATTCCGTAAAGATAATCACTTTATCATTGATCTCTTTAATTAATTTTAATGCCTGTTCGGCTTTAGAGTTGGTTTGGATCGCCTGAATTTTTTCAATGAGCAGCTGTACTCTTGTCTGCAGGGCTTCACTAGGTTCTTCTTGCTTCTTTAATAGATTCGTTAATGTATAATATACCGCTTCTCGGCTTGAACAGGCTTCTCTTTGCAGGGTGACGACAGAAAAGGCGCTGCCTGCCGTCAATGTATCGTCTGTTCTAAGCTTAGTAACGGCTTCATATAAATCTCTTTCTTCTTTTGTTAAGATGATCGGAACGGTTTCAACGTGGCGTTTGGTCCATTCAATTCCAGTATCATTGCGCCGGTTGCGAATCATCACCTTATTCACTAACTCTTTTAGGTGCTCGTCCCCTTGAAGTGAGCGTGCATCCTGATTATAATTTTCCATAAAATCTGCCAAACTCCCGAGATGGCCAGGTTTCAGCAGCGACACTAAATTAAAAATTTCTTCAATTTTATTTTGAATCGGTGTAGCGGTTAATAATAAACAAAACTTCTTTTTTAATTGTTGTACAAATTCATAGTTTTTCGTTTTATGATTTTTTAATTTATGAGCCTCATCAATAATGATCATGTCATATTGTAAATCTAATATCGTTTCTCTGTGTGGAGAGCGTTTTGCTGTATCAATAGAGGATATCATAACGTCTACCTGATCCCATGCATAGCTTTTTCTGTGGATGATAGCAGGAATAAAGAATTTATTATTCAGTTCCTGAGCCCATTGCGATACGAGTGAAGCGGGAACTAAAATCAGCACCTTTTTGACCAAACCGCGAATCATATATTCCTTTAAAATTAAACCTGCTTCAATTGTTTTTCCTAAACCTACCTCGTCTGCCAGGATAGCTTTTCCGTTCATTTCCTCAACTACTTGCCTGGCTACTTCAAGCTGATGCGGAAGGGGAGTGAGGTTTGGCAAAAACCTAGGTGCCTGAAGACCTTCGAAGCTCGGGATCGAATTATGATGTTCCGCTTCTAGAGCAAGTTTTAACATATCCCAGCTTCCCCAAGGGCCATCATCCTCTAATTTTTTTAAAAATTCCTCTTGCCACTCTTGATTGCAAACGAGCTTCCAATCCATAAACACTGTTCCTCCTCAAAAATGATTGCTTCCGATGCCTTTAGATGGTAGGATTGTAATAGCTTCAGAAAGTTCTTTGAATCTTAAATGTCTTTTTGAGTACAACATTTATTAGTATGTCCAAAAAGGCAATTTTTAATAGTAGCGAATGACAGCAAGGGGAGAGACTGCAGGTAGTCCTTGTACTCGATTGTGGCGCCGAAGGAGCAAGCGGTGTAAAACCGTGAATCTCTCAGGCAAAAAGACTCTTGCTCGACGCAGCTCTGGAGAGAGTCTAAAAGGGCTGATTCCATCTAAAGTTTTCTGATTTTTGGAACAGCCGCTTCCTTAGACCACCAAAGGGGAAAGCCACAAGTAAGAAAAAACTTGCGGTAAACTTTCAGGTTCCAGGACAGAGCCCTCTCATTTACGGATGAGGTGGCTCTTTTTTTCTTGCAAAAAATATTCAGGGAATGACCAAAGTCGCATTAAACTTGCCTTTGGTCAAATTGAAATATACGTATTCTTTGCAAAACAAAAGAGCCAATTCGATTCAGGAGCTTTAATCCTTTTATATTGAAAAATTAGGTTAAGATGGGAGGAACTAGAGTGACGTTAAAGCGCACACCCCTGTTTGAGTCGTACGGTGGAGCCAAGACTATTGATTTTGGCGGATGGGAACTTCCTGTCCAATTCTCTAGTATAAAGGAAGAGCATGAGGCAGTTCGAACAAAAGCCGGTTTATTTGATGTATCCCATATGGGAGAAATTACAGTAAAAGGTCCTGATAGTCTATCATTCTTACAAAAGCTTCTCACAAATGATATTTCAAAGCTTCAGCCAAATGGAGCACAATATAACCTTATGTGCTACGAAAATGGTGGAACGGTCGATGATCTTTTAGTTTATATGATCGCAGAAAATGATTATTTGCTGGTTGTCAACGCCTCAAATATTGAAAAGGATTTTGACTGGATTAACTCGCAAAAAACGGGAAATGTTGAAATCGAAAATATCTCAAACCAAATAGCTCAGCTGGCTCTTCAAGGTCCAAAAAGCCAGGATATTCTTCAAACACTAGTGAAAGATATTGATTTAACAGAGATTAAATTCTTTAAATTTAAAAAGGATGTTCTGGTTGCGGGTGTTTCTGCGTTTGTATCCCGAACAGGCTATACGGGTGAAGACGGATTTGAAATCTACTGCAATGCAGACGATGCTGCTCATCTTTGGAGTCAAATCCTAGAGGCAGGAAAGCCGTTTGGACTGCTGCCTTGCGGATTAGGAGCAAGGGATACCCTTCGATTCGAAGCGAACCTTCCACTCTATGGACAAGAACTAACAAAAGATATTACACCAATTGAGGCAGGACTCGGGTTTGCCGTGAAGGTCCAAAAGGAAATGGACTTTAATGGGAAAGAAGTACTAAAAAAACAAAAAGAAGAGGGACCTGTCCGTAAACTAGCAGGAATCGAAATGATCGAACGGGGAATTCCACGCCATGGATATCCTGTCTGGAACGGTCATGATGAGATGATAGGAGAAGTAACTACTGGAACTCAGCTGCCAACTTCAAAGAGAAATGTTGGAGTTGCTCTCGTTAATTTCGAAAATCTACAGTTAGATGAAGAACTATTTATTGAAATTCGCGGAAAAAAAGTAAAAGCAAAAGTTGTCCCATTACCATTTTATAAAAGACCTAAGAATTAAAAGGGGTGCTTAAAACAATGAAACATCGCTATTTACCGATGACGGAACAAGACCAAAAGGATATGTTAGCGGCAATTGGTGTCGATTCTGTTGAGGAGTTATTCGAAGACATTCCTGAAAAGGTTCGGTTTAATCGTGAATACAATATTAAAAAAGCAACGAAAGAGCCAGTATTAACGAAAGAACTTTCTCAATT is a genomic window of Bacillus oleivorans containing:
- a CDS encoding YqzE family protein, whose protein sequence is MSMNDYVKFITQTVVQHYAQPKDERKQQKQLKKEYKQPFLTKWFGLIPFAFFSIFKKRG
- a CDS encoding type II secretion system protein, which encodes MKQFNEDGFTLVEALFAFILILLCMFLMTSLFLVYNQRAQFKEDIGTLYSLKQAIMEMESLEDREYQFSNFYGKFEVTILNGEVCINKQSEQKKEDTKCLKLIEK
- the comGF gene encoding competence type IV pilus minor pilin ComGF, whose protein sequence is MGRFVSISKVNRKKRIQNVLNLSRNSKGFTLIETLISFSILLLISSMTLVILYLIASVDLRSQSFEEYEFFIFFEEIQRELYDAETVSITDASLHIMTPERTVTYSQYHEIVRRRVNGLGHELVLQHISDFEVQIVNNRLRCRVTFLNGETISKDWFTIHRLEFVS
- the comGD gene encoding competence type IV pilus minor pilin ComGD gives rise to the protein MAAHRKKWDAQGFTLTEILIVLSIFLICTSIFIFSVQPLDRHFKESQFITQLEKDLHLAKVYAMSHFQTVRIQFVPEENRYMILTGINNYLVQRKYNDEIKVINSTLRQFYYLPNGNVSKFGTFYILIGEKRYKFVIYVGKGRTEIEAI
- a CDS encoding DEAD/DEAH box helicase, which encodes MDWKLVCNQEWQEEFLKKLEDDGPWGSWDMLKLALEAEHHNSIPSFEGLQAPRFLPNLTPLPHQLEVARQVVEEMNGKAILADEVGLGKTIEAGLILKEYMIRGLVKKVLILVPASLVSQWAQELNNKFFIPAIIHRKSYAWDQVDVMISSIDTAKRSPHRETILDLQYDMIIIDEAHKLKNHKTKNYEFVQQLKKKFCLLLTATPIQNKIEEIFNLVSLLKPGHLGSLADFMENYNQDARSLQGDEHLKELVNKVMIRNRRNDTGIEWTKRHVETVPIILTKEERDLYEAVTKLRTDDTLTAGSAFSVVTLQREACSSREAVYYTLTNLLKKQEEPSEALQTRVQLLIEKIQAIQTNSKAEQALKLIKEINDKVIIFTEYRATQLYLQWFLKQHGIKSVPFRGGFKRGKKDWMKELFKNHADVLIATEAGGEGINLQFCHHIINFDLPWNPMRLEQRIGRIHRLGQEHDVKIYNFATKNTVEEHILKLLYEKIQLFERIVGELDDILTRMEFGKIEDHLEDIFGHSATEGEMKIKLENLQSMVEFAESMKRSGTQHAATGN
- the comGG gene encoding competence type IV pilus minor pilin ComGG, translating into MNENGAIYPYTALFAVFFLGVCTSFLNMYVTEVALFQEMQQIETLQSLVGMTVHYIEESPVQSERKTYHYNEGIVHVNVLAGKEEKTLFQLQCITKKGATYTWELWYDRTNHTWNRY
- a CDS encoding YqhG family protein → MQQLEIKQYLKNFFLLNQCDLVEDGPGHLTIQLTIDMDKELMNRPFYWHYLEKTGGIPNPMKVSFITDQQLAPEDLKGEKIHFGSPRLHQIFQVTKKLSSFVRLFQAEMAATGQHIPLHPWIGLNMKVSYQCDLKRDEFHSIGLHLITGRMVKNFHSSLETIELSTKIPDLSYTLSPLIKPKSGLMRIQQFIEQYINEQDDTWAKEARKRWKKDQALLDHFYEGLDEYPETYYKEKQAIQEQYEPIVEVEVINGGLYYLTERYSQQVQ
- the gcvT gene encoding glycine cleavage system aminomethyltransferase GcvT, with product MTLKRTPLFESYGGAKTIDFGGWELPVQFSSIKEEHEAVRTKAGLFDVSHMGEITVKGPDSLSFLQKLLTNDISKLQPNGAQYNLMCYENGGTVDDLLVYMIAENDYLLVVNASNIEKDFDWINSQKTGNVEIENISNQIAQLALQGPKSQDILQTLVKDIDLTEIKFFKFKKDVLVAGVSAFVSRTGYTGEDGFEIYCNADDAAHLWSQILEAGKPFGLLPCGLGARDTLRFEANLPLYGQELTKDITPIEAGLGFAVKVQKEMDFNGKEVLKKQKEEGPVRKLAGIEMIERGIPRHGYPVWNGHDEMIGEVTTGTQLPTSKRNVGVALVNFENLQLDEELFIEIRGKKVKAKVVPLPFYKRPKN
- the comGB gene encoding competence type IV pilus assembly protein ComGB yields the protein MNKKWSVKEQIHFFKRLGELLQAGYHIQEALLFLKMTDFLSKKTDWGEAISELKSGKHLFSILRDWRFESDLVIFVMIAEKHGNIGEALIKGSQFLEQLNSHKEKIKKMMVYPFVLLVISAGLFIITCIWLLPQFESMFSQSSVKSPWTLKFLLFFKNDLPDLSLWLLLISLLNVICYALITQWVSATKRHLFWSVIPIVGPIVKLYHSCFFSYQWSILLQKGLSYLECVAFMKEWEDKPFYQEMSIRMKQSLSKGESLSDTVREERIFLKELPHLIEHGQKNGRMEREFLSFSLICSETLEKKMLTFSKLIQPICFLCIGVVVVLLYVSVMFPVIQMLEGIK
- a CDS encoding shikimate kinase, yielding MLEKPIYLTGFMGSGKSTLSQLLGKELAVPVFDTDQLAETLEQTKIKDIFASKGEEHFRVLETKVLQSIRQHAVVSTGGGIVIKEENRKWMLKNGIVVFLDCDFETLWARIKGDSTRPLAKSKENVTKLYLERKPLYQQCHIQMNTTDLTVQQTLTVLLNELKNF
- the comGC gene encoding competence type IV pilus major pilin ComGC; this encodes MRNEKGFTLIEMMIVLLIISILLVITVPNVAKHQETIKGKGCEAFIRLVEGQIQAFMLDKDEKPASYDDLASDGYLPEQVPSCEDEVSELFSDSGEANGSS